The following are encoded together in the Bacillus carboniphilus genome:
- a CDS encoding HD domain-containing protein — protein MKNDLLKILEIIKLGEKLKFEMRHSWLSNGRQESVAEHTWRVSLMAMLIEPYLKQKVDSSRLLKMIIIHDLVEAEAGDIPAFDTMDNHTVKEQKAMNEIKSIEKIRDTLGGAMGEELYNLWFEFENKETFESKVANALDKLEAQIQHNEADISTWIEIEHKMSFMMDKHVGFDPILQLFKDLIEEEAEEKLKEAGIDTNSIKEAIL, from the coding sequence ATGAAGAATGACCTTTTAAAAATACTAGAAATAATTAAACTCGGAGAAAAATTAAAGTTCGAAATGAGACACAGTTGGCTTTCTAATGGTAGACAAGAAAGTGTGGCAGAGCATACATGGAGAGTATCTTTAATGGCTATGTTAATAGAACCTTATTTAAAACAAAAAGTAGATAGTTCTAGATTATTAAAAATGATTATCATCCATGACTTAGTTGAGGCTGAAGCAGGGGATATACCTGCCTTTGACACTATGGATAATCATACAGTAAAAGAGCAAAAAGCAATGAACGAAATTAAATCTATTGAAAAGATACGGGATACTCTAGGGGGAGCAATGGGAGAAGAACTATATAATCTATGGTTCGAATTTGAAAACAAAGAAACGTTCGAGTCCAAAGTTGCGAATGCCCTAGATAAACTAGAAGCACAAATCCAACATAATGAAGCTGACATTTCAACATGGATTGAAATAGAACACAAAATGAGCTTTATGATGGATAAACACGTTGGGTTCGACCCTATTCTACAACTCTTCAAAGACTTAATAGAGGAAGAAGCTGAAGAAAAGTTAAAAGAAGCTGGAATTGACACGAATAGCATTAAGGAGGCCATTCTATAA